A genomic window from Salvia hispanica cultivar TCC Black 2014 chromosome 5, UniMelb_Shisp_WGS_1.0, whole genome shotgun sequence includes:
- the LOC125190724 gene encoding pectinesterase-like produces the protein MATTIILPIFFLYLTSWHEAAAQVPDNATNIEWWCSTTPHPHPCNHHMNQLHPKSHHDFLTMTVAAALERAAAAKTLAIELSSTADTASKKMLQRECKDLIDNTILQLNTTLQSIIMKASAAHDAQTWLSAALTSIETCVSGSRQLSLPNFTSPILTGNVSEMIRNSLAANAPLLEKSSDRRMLGGERKLLQDYVWASRANVTVSKDGSGQFMSIQEAINYATANRLGKKRVIVYVKKGVYEENILINRTMTKVMLVGDGVRNTIITSNRSSSAGFTTYSTATFGVDGNGFIARGITFRNTAGAENGQAVALRSASDLSVFYACSFEGYQDTLFAQAQRQLYKSCYIYGTVDVIFGNAAVVIQNSIIYARKPLVGQANIITAQGRGDPYQNTGISIHNCRILAAPDLKPVVESVKTYLGRPWQEYSRTVVMKSYLDDLVDPEGWSKWGDSDFALDTLYYGEYRNFGPGALTENRVNWTGYHDINDTDEAAQFTVANLIFGRQWLPATGVPFTVGL, from the exons ATGGCTACTACCATAATACTACCAATATTCTTCCTTTATCTCACATCTTGGCATGAAGCAGCAGCACAAGTTCCTGATAATGCTACAAACATCGAATGGTGGTGCAGCACCACCCCCCACCCCCACCCCTGCAACCACCACATGAACCAACTCCACCCCAAATCCCACCACGATTTCCTGACCATGACCGTTGCGGCCGCGCTGGAGAGGGCCGCCGCGGCCAAAACCCTAGCCATAGAGCTCAGCTCCACGGCCGACACCGCGAGCAAGAAGATGCTGCAGCGAGAGTGCAAAGATCTCATAGACAACACTATCCTCCAACTAAACACTACACTACAAAGCATCATCATGAAAGCGAGCGCGGCTCACGACGCGCAGACGTGGCTCAGCGCAGCGCTGACTAGCATCGAGACCTGCGTGTCCGGATCCCGCCAGCTCAGCCTCCCCAATTTCACCTCTCCGATCCTCACCGGAAACGTTTCCGAGATGATAAGGAACAGCCTCGCAGCGAACGCGCCTCTGTTGGAGAAGTCCAGTGATCGCAGAATGCTTGGGGGTGAGCGGAAACTGCTGCAGGATTACGTGTGGGCGTCGAGAGCGAACGTGACGGTGTCCAAGGACGGGTCGGGTCAGTTCATGTCCATCCAGGAGGCCATAAACTACGCGACGGCTAACCGGCTAGGGAAGAAGAGGGTGATCGTGTATGTGAAGAAGGGAGTCTACGAGGAGAACATTCTCATCAACAGAACCATGACTAAGGTGATGTTGGTCGGAGATGGAGTCAGAAACACCATCATCACTTCCAACCGGAGCTCCTCCGCTGGCTTCACAACATACAGCACTGCCACATTTG GTGTGGATGGGAATGGATTCATAGCGCGTGGCATCACCTTCCGCAACACGGCCGGGGCAGAGAACGGGCAGGCGGTGGCGCTCAGGTCAGCCTCGGACCTCTCGGTGTTCTACGCGTGCAGCTTCGAAGGCTACCAAGACACGCTCTTCGCACAAGCACAGCGCCAGCTCTACAAATCCTGCTACATATACGGCACCGTCGACGTCATCTTCGGCAACGCCGCCGTCGTCATCCAGAACTCCATCATCTACGCCCGGAAGCCCCTGGTCGGGCAGGCCAACATAATCACGGCGCAGGGGCGGGGCGATCCGTATCAGAACACCGGCATATCGATCCACAACTGCCGGATCCTAGCGGCGCCGGACCTCAAACCGGTGGTGGAATCGGTGAAGACGTATCTGGGGAGGCCATGGCAGGAGTACTCGAGGACGGTGGTGATGAAGAGCTATCTGGACGATCTGGTGGACCCGGAAGGGTGGTCCAAGTGGGGCGATTCGGACTTTGCATTGGATACTTTGTATTACGGGGAGTATCGGAATTTCGGGCCGGGGGCTCTTACCGAGAATCGGGTTAATTGGACGGGTTACCACGATATAAACGACACGGACGAGGCAGCCCAGTTCACGGTCGCGAACCTTATATTTGGTCGACAGTGGCTGCCTGCTACCGGTGTTCCGTTTACTGTTGGCTTGTGA
- the LOC125186989 gene encoding UMP-CMP kinase isoform X2 — protein sequence MWRRGVSLSSMLSSSKSRLLNQMQVAYGFNASQVFSTRVLNPAEDGVSGARRKPFVTFVLGGPGSGKGTQCTRIVNTFGFTHLSVGDLLRKEIYSDSENGSMILDTIKEGKIVPSEVTVKLIKKAIEASENNRILVDGFPRSEENRIAYERVGGVEPDIVLFFDCPKEEMVKRVLNRNQGRIDDNIDTVKERLSVFEELNLPVIKYYSEKGILHKIDGTGTEDEIYERVLPIFAALR from the exons ATGTGGAGGCGCGGTGTTTCTCTCTCGTCGATGCTTTCTTCGTCTAAATCGCGCCTCCTAAATCAG ATGCAGGTGGCCTATGGATTCAATGCTTCCCAAGTTTTCTCTACTCGCGTTCTGAATCCG GCAGAAGATGGAGTCTCTGGTGCAAGAAGGAAACCATTTGTAACTTTCGTCTTGG GTGGTCCAGGGAGTGGAAAAGGTACTCAGTGTACAAGGATTGTTAACACCTTTGGATTTACCCACTTGAGTGTTGGGGATCTGTTGAGGAAAGAAATATATTCTGATAGTGAAAATGG TTCCATGATTCTTGATACAATCAAGGAAGGGAAAATTGTTCCCTCAGAAGTGACTGTTAAACTGATAAAAAAAGCCATTGAAGCCAGTGAAAACAATAGAATTCTTGTTGATGGCTTTCCAAGAAGTGAAGAGAATCGTATAGCATATGAGCGAGTT GGTGGGGTTGAACCAGACATTGTGCTTTTCTTTGATTGTCCTAAAGAAGAAATGGTGAAACGAGTGCTAAACCGTAATCAG GGGCGAATTGACGATAATATTGATACAGTCAAGGAAAGGTTGAGCGTATTTGAAGAACTCAACCTTCCTGTGATCAAGTATTACTCCGAGAAAGGAATACTTCACAAG ATCGATGGTACTGGAACAGAAgatgaaatatatgaaagGGTTCTTCCAATATTTGCTGCATTGAG GTGA
- the LOC125186989 gene encoding UMP-CMP kinase isoform X1, producing MWRRGVSLSSMLSSSKSRLLNQMQVAYGFNASQVFSTRVLNPAEDGVSGARRKPFVTFVLGGPGSGKGTQCTRIVNTFGFTHLSVGDLLRKEIYSDSENGSMILDTIKEGKIVPSEVTVKLIKKAIEASENNRILVDGFPRSEENRIAYERVGGVEPDIVLFFDCPKEEMVKRVLNRNQGRIDDNIDTVKERLSVFEELNLPVIKYYSEKGILHKIDGTGTEDEIYERVLPIFAALSWSVGALKMSSQISICPICK from the exons ATGTGGAGGCGCGGTGTTTCTCTCTCGTCGATGCTTTCTTCGTCTAAATCGCGCCTCCTAAATCAG ATGCAGGTGGCCTATGGATTCAATGCTTCCCAAGTTTTCTCTACTCGCGTTCTGAATCCG GCAGAAGATGGAGTCTCTGGTGCAAGAAGGAAACCATTTGTAACTTTCGTCTTGG GTGGTCCAGGGAGTGGAAAAGGTACTCAGTGTACAAGGATTGTTAACACCTTTGGATTTACCCACTTGAGTGTTGGGGATCTGTTGAGGAAAGAAATATATTCTGATAGTGAAAATGG TTCCATGATTCTTGATACAATCAAGGAAGGGAAAATTGTTCCCTCAGAAGTGACTGTTAAACTGATAAAAAAAGCCATTGAAGCCAGTGAAAACAATAGAATTCTTGTTGATGGCTTTCCAAGAAGTGAAGAGAATCGTATAGCATATGAGCGAGTT GGTGGGGTTGAACCAGACATTGTGCTTTTCTTTGATTGTCCTAAAGAAGAAATGGTGAAACGAGTGCTAAACCGTAATCAG GGGCGAATTGACGATAATATTGATACAGTCAAGGAAAGGTTGAGCGTATTTGAAGAACTCAACCTTCCTGTGATCAAGTATTACTCCGAGAAAGGAATACTTCACAAG ATCGATGGTACTGGAACAGAAgatgaaatatatgaaagGGTTCTTCCAATATTTGCTGCATTGAG TTGGTCAGTTGGTGCACTCAAGATGTCTAGTCAAATATCAATTTGTCCAATATGCAAGTAA
- the LOC125187662 gene encoding probable serine/threonine protein kinase IRE, whose protein sequence is MSTPPSDSDNPPPPLRTPSISKLRKIPPIPSRQKTFGDGDEGFDFGAVNDADAADSNLIGPSMLGLNQIRTRSAPLPLDQVIALGAPQNFEDLEGPGNDVDDPRPNLSGDAQQSAATSMERGKRVHWSHSKSLKVLSPRRSGLEGYHAAFSKEMQSPRFQAILRLTSGRKKRAPDIKSFSHELDSKGVRPLPFWKSRTIGRMEEIMVMIRVKFDKLKVEVDADLGIFAGDLVGVLEKTSRSHPDCKCFEDLLVIARQCSKMSPDEFWIKCEGIVQILDDRRQELPTGTLKQVHTRLLFILSRCTRLVHFQKEIGYDDDYVTTHQLSDLGVYPERLRASSTGIKGSLEKQCYKVIGQKQPNLNNATEEVSTAKSVVSSPGSFRMASWKKLPSIAEKNRRGRGESPSKDNPEVLQPIKETNDLKTTETAVVPQVEQAAETLKSQGVGWGVWDQHQMAYEDSLICRICEVEIPTVHVEQHSRICTIADRCDLKGLTANERLERVSETLEKVLESWTPKGFGSPEILRESASCSQEDLDGLSPKVNRVSCHCPDDMMDYLNVAESSFTVDDLNISPNMSCDARPLTPDQSKKALSAGSLTPRSPLVTPRMTQIEVLLSGRRTISELESYQQIRKLLDLARSVVNVNKTDYSTLEFMLDKLDDLKYVIHDRKVDALIVETFGRRIEKLIQEKYVSLCGQIDDEKAFLQNTMADEDSSTEEETSRSLRASPINPCTKDRTSIEDFEIIKPISRGAFGRVFLARKRATGDLFAIKVLKKADMIRKNAVESILAERDILISVRNPFVVRFFYSFTCRENLYLVMEYLNGGDLFSLLRNLGCLEEDIARVYIAEVVLALEYLHSLNVIHRDLKPDNLLIGPDGHIKLTDFGLSKVGLINSTEDLSGPSAFLGDDKPKNAAHSSQKREQRKKHSVVGTPDYLAPEILLGMGHGATADWWSVGVILFELLVGLPPFNAEHPQQIFNNIINRDITWPKVPEELSFEAYDLLNKLLIENPVQRLGSTGAAEVKRHSFFKDINWGTLARQKAAFIPSADLHDTSYFMSRYIWNLEEENAANGGSDCDDMTDTGSGSRSSSSYLQDEDGDECGNLADFGAPALEMKYSFSNFSFKNLSQLASINYDLVTKNKESG, encoded by the exons ATGTCGACGCCCCCCAGCGACTCCGACAATCCGCCCCCGCCGTTGCGGACGCCGTCCATTTCCAAGCTGAGGAAAATCCCTCCGATTCCCTCCAGGCAGAAAACCTTTGGCGATGGAGACgagggttttgattttggggCCGTTAACGACGCGGATGCCGCCGATTCCAACCTAATTGGCCCCTCCATGCTAGGCCTCAATCAGATCAGGACACGCTCCGCGCCTCTGCCTCTCGATCAGGTTATTGCCCTCGGCGCGCCTCAGAATTTCGAGGATTTGGAGGGCCCAGGGAATGATGTCGACGACCCCAGGCCAAATCTATCCGGTGACGCTCAACAATCGGCCGCTACTTCTATGGAGCGAG GCAAAAGGGTTCATTGGAGTCATTCAAAATCACTAAAAGTCCTATCCCCTAGAAGATCCGGGCTAGAG GGTTATCATGCAGCTTTTTCCAAGGAGATGCAGTCTCCACGTTTCCAGGCGATTCTGCGATTAACTAGCGGCCGTAAGAAAAGAGCACCAGACATTAAGAGCTTCTCACATGAGCTTGACTCCAAAGGTGTCCGACCACTTCCATTTTGGAAATCTCGCACCATCGGTCGCATGGAA GAAATCATGGTAATGATACGAGtaaaatttgacaaattgAAAGTTGAAGTTGATGCTGACTTGGGCATTTTTGCTGGAGATTTGGTTGGTGTACTTGAGAAGACTTCACGATCTCATCCGGATTGCAAATGTTTCGAAGATTTGCTTGTTATAGCCAGGCAATGTTCAAAGATGTCGCCTGATGAGTTTTGGATAAAGTGCGAGGGCATTGTACAGATTTTGGATGATCGGCGTCAAGAGTTACCTACAGGTACACTGAAGCAAGTGCATACACGCCTCTTATTTATCCTTTCTCGTTGCACTCGGCTTGTTCAtttccaaaaagaaattggTTATGATGACGATTATGTAACCACACACCAGCTCAGTGACCTTGGTGTATACCCCGAGCGCCTTCGTGCGTCATCAACGGGTATCAAGGGAAGTCTAGAGAAGCAATGTTATAAGGTGATAGGACAGAAACAACCCAATCTAAACAATGCAACTGAAGAAGTTAGCACTGCAAAGAGTGTTGTTTCATCTCCAGGAAGCTTTAGGATGGCATCCTGGAAAAAACTTCCATCTATTGCTGAAAAGAATAGGAGAGGACGCGGTGAGTCTCCTAGCAAGGATAACCCAGAAGTATTGCAACCTATAAAGGAAACAAACGATCTTAAAACTACAGAAACTGCAGTAGTCCCTCAGGTAGAACAAGCTGCAGAAACCTTGAAATCACAAGGAGTGGGTTGGGGAGTTTGGGACCAACACCAGATGGCATATGAGGATTCTCTGATCTGTCGAATATGTGAAGTTGAAATACCTACTGTCCATGTTGAGCAGCACTCAAGAATTTGCACTATTGCTGATAGATGTGACTTAAAGGGTTTAACAGCAAATGAACGTCTTGAAAGAGTTTCTGAAACTCTTGAAAAAGTTCTCGAGTCGTGGACTCCAAAAGGATTTGGAAGTCCTGAAATTTTGAGAGAGTCTGCATCATGTTCACAAGAAGACTTGGATGGTTTGTCACCAAAAGTGAACAGAGTGTCTTGCCACTGTCCTGATGACATGATGGATTACCTTAATGTGGCTGAAAGCTCTTTTACTGTGGATGATCTTAACATTTCACCAAACATGTCATGTGATGCACGACCACTAACACcagatcaaagcaagaaagCATTATCCGCTGGGAGCTTAACCCCTCGTTCACCTTTAGTAACTCCCAGAATGACTCAGATTGAGGTTCTTCTCAGTGGGCGTAGAACAATATCTGAACTAGAGAGTTATCAGCAG ATACGTAAGCTGCTGGATCTTGCTAGATCTGTAGTAAATGTTAACAAGACTGACTACAGTACATTGGAGTTCATGCTTGACAAATTGGATGACCTCAAATATGTCATCCATGATAGGAAAGTGGATGCACTTATTGTTGAGACATTTGGGAGGCGCATTGAGAAACTAATACA GGAGAAATATGTATCCCTATGTGGGCAGATTGATGATGAAAAGGCATTCCTACAAAATACTATGGCAGATGAGGATAGCTCAACAGAAGAAGAGACATCACGTAGTTTACGTGCAAGCCCAATTAATCCATGCACCAAGGATCGAACATCCATTGAggattttgaaataattaaacctATAAGCAGAGGTGCTTTTGGAAGAGTTTTTCTGGCAAGAAAAAGGGCAACTGGTGACTTATTTGCAATAAAG GTTTTGAAGAAGGCTGACATGATCCGCAAAAATGCAGTGGAAAGTATATTAGCTGAAAGGGATATTTTAATATCCGTTCGCAATCCTTTTGTG GTCCGATTTTTCTATTCTTTCACATGTAGGGAAAATCTTTATCTTGTGATGGAGTACTTAAATGGAGGAGATCTTTTCTCCTTGCTAAGAAATCTAGGTTGCTTGGAGGAAGATATTGCACGAGTATATATAGCAGAAGTA GTGCTTGCTTTGGAGTATCTGCACTCCTTAAATGTTATTCATAGAGATTTGAAGCCAGATAACCTCTTGATAGGTCCCGATGGTCACATCAAG TTGACAGATTTTGGGCTATCCAAAGTTGGTCTCATTAATAGCACTGAGGACTTATCTGGACCTTCTGCTTTTCTTGGAGATGATAAACCCAAAAATGCAGCACACTCATCACAGAAAAGAGAACAGAGGAAAAAACATTCAGTTGTTGGCACTCCTGACTATTTGGCACCAGAGATACTTCTGGGCATGGGACATG GTGCAACAGCTGATTGGTGGTCTGTGGGAGTCATCCTCTTTGAGCTCCTAGTAGGTCTTCCACCTTTTAATGCAGAACATCCACAG caaattttcaacaatatcATAAATAGGGACATCACGTGGCCTAAGGTGCCAGAAGAGTTGAGTTTTGAAGCTTATGATCTTCTTAACAA ATTGTTGATAGAAAACCCTGTTCAGAGACTAGGTTCAACTGGAGCTGCAGAG GTTAAGCGGCATTCCTTTTTTAAGGATATTAATTGGGGCACTCTTGCAAGGCAGAAG GCTGCATTTATACCTTCGGCTGATTTACACGACACAAGTTATTTTATGAGTCGTTATATATGGAATCTGGAAGAGGAAAATGCGGCTAATGGAGGTAGTGATTGTGATGACATGACAGACACGGGCAGTGGATCCCGCAGCAGCAGCTCATATCTACAGGATGAAGAT GGAGATGAATGTGGAAATTTAGCTGATTTTGGTGCTCCGGCTCTTGAAATGAAGTACTCTTTCAGCAATTTTTCGTTTAAG AACTTGTCGCAGCTAGCCTCGATTAACTATGATTTGGTAACAAAGAACAAAGAGTCAGGCTGA